The proteins below come from a single Streptomyces sp. M92 genomic window:
- a CDS encoding ALF repeat-containing protein has protein sequence MERAAAVREDDGVAATTLLAGGGPYVQAAAKVALEGDTHMLRQFIGTTQHEFARIDHDHATHISAIRAAIARAAKIAEDALEDAARASEAAAIARQAAEEATEWAGKAEGWAADAKASAEEARRNAEAAEASAAAAAKSAQTAQNAAAAAREASSVARDAANRAVRSASTAAAYAADAQASASKARQAELAAGKSHAEAAVAATAAWVEVVQAAIREVIQDATDNSKVPIDGKTGLPEGAESCLTPFGDPIEHRNNTNPWELGWSWLTGTGPRSQCFGPDDEFTRLYREHPHTQGVLEYFLNDWQRTGKYELGHTYMDDYELGGFGGAGKYVRDYGTLTTAGLTGNLAYTFLGSHKVRMTPVRENPDGSVTWPYTAYNESDIESATHPPVIGYTDWWSDTVGAFVDKVVGDEGPMSPKTQVIEFDVMLGP, from the coding sequence GTGGAGCGCGCCGCGGCCGTCCGCGAGGACGACGGGGTGGCGGCCACCACGCTCCTGGCCGGCGGCGGCCCGTACGTACAGGCCGCGGCGAAGGTCGCGCTCGAAGGCGACACGCACATGCTGCGCCAGTTCATCGGTACGACGCAGCACGAGTTCGCGCGCATCGACCACGATCACGCCACGCACATCAGCGCGATCCGGGCGGCGATCGCACGGGCCGCCAAGATCGCCGAGGACGCGCTCGAGGACGCGGCACGCGCCTCCGAGGCCGCGGCCATCGCCCGGCAGGCCGCCGAGGAGGCCACCGAATGGGCCGGCAAGGCCGAGGGCTGGGCGGCCGACGCCAAGGCCTCCGCGGAGGAGGCCCGCCGGAACGCGGAGGCCGCCGAAGCCTCCGCGGCCGCCGCCGCCAAGTCCGCGCAGACCGCGCAGAACGCCGCCGCGGCGGCCCGCGAGGCGAGCAGTGTGGCGCGGGACGCGGCCAACCGGGCCGTGCGCTCCGCTTCGACCGCCGCGGCCTACGCCGCTGACGCGCAGGCCTCCGCGTCGAAGGCCCGGCAGGCAGAGCTCGCGGCAGGCAAGTCGCACGCCGAAGCGGCCGTCGCCGCGACCGCGGCGTGGGTCGAGGTCGTCCAGGCCGCGATCCGGGAGGTGATCCAGGACGCGACCGACAACTCCAAGGTCCCGATCGACGGCAAGACCGGCCTGCCCGAGGGCGCCGAGAGCTGCCTGACGCCGTTCGGTGATCCGATCGAGCACAGGAACAACACCAACCCGTGGGAACTGGGGTGGAGCTGGCTGACCGGTACCGGCCCCAGATCGCAGTGTTTCGGCCCGGACGACGAATTCACCCGCCTCTATCGTGAGCACCCGCACACGCAGGGAGTCCTCGAGTACTTCCTCAACGACTGGCAGCGGACCGGGAAGTACGAACTGGGTCACACCTACATGGACGACTACGAGCTCGGCGGCTTCGGCGGCGCGGGCAAGTACGTCAGGGACTACGGGACGCTCACCACGGCCGGGCTGACCGGCAACCTCGCGTACACGTTCCTGGGCTCGCACAAGGTCCGCATGACCCCCGTCCGGGAGAACCCGGACGGGTCGGTCACCTGGCCCTACACCGCGTACAACGAGTCGGACATCGAGTCGGCGACGCACCCGCCGGTCATC
- a CDS encoding superoxide dismutase — translation MPVYTLPELPYDYSALAPVISPEIIELHHDKHHAAYVKGANDTLEQLAEARDKESWGSVNGLEKNLAFHLSGHILHSIYWHNMTGDGGGEPLAADGVGDLADAIAESFGSFAGFKAQLTKAAATTQGSGWGVLAYEPLSGRLIVEQVYDHQGNVGQGATPILVFDAWEHAFYLQYKNQKVDFIEAMWAVVNWQDVAKRYEAAKSRADVLLLAP, via the coding sequence ATGCCCGTCTACACGCTTCCTGAACTGCCCTACGACTACTCCGCGCTGGCGCCCGTGATCAGCCCCGAGATCATCGAGCTGCACCACGACAAGCACCACGCGGCCTACGTGAAGGGCGCCAACGACACCCTGGAGCAGCTCGCCGAGGCGCGGGACAAGGAGTCCTGGGGTTCGGTCAACGGCCTGGAGAAGAACCTGGCCTTCCACCTCTCCGGGCACATCCTGCACTCGATCTACTGGCACAACATGACCGGTGACGGCGGCGGCGAGCCGCTGGCCGCCGACGGTGTGGGCGACCTCGCCGACGCGATCGCCGAGTCCTTCGGCTCCTTCGCCGGTTTCAAGGCGCAGCTCACCAAGGCCGCCGCCACCACACAGGGCTCCGGCTGGGGCGTGCTGGCGTACGAGCCGCTCAGTGGGCGGCTGATCGTCGAGCAGGTCTACGACCATCAGGGCAACGTCGGGCAGGGCGCCACCCCGATCCTGGTCTTCGACGCCTGGGAGCACGCCTTCTACCTCCAGTACAAGAACCAGAAGGTCGACTTCATCGAGGCCATGTGGGCCGTCGTCAACTGGCAGGACGTGGCGAAGCGTTACGAGGCCGCCAAGTCCCGCGCGGACGTGCTGCTGCTGGCGCCGTGA
- a CDS encoding SAM-dependent methyltransferase gives MTEIDTSVPHSARIWNYWLGGKDNYPVDEAAGDAYTAVFPGIVTIARSSRAFLGRAIRYLVLEAGVRQFLDVGTGLPTVDNTHEVAQRHAPGSRIVYVDNDPLVLTHARALLTSTPEGVTAYEDMSLYEPEKILRAAARTLDLSRPTALILSGILGHVDGHDRALDLVRRLMAGLPSGSHLCVNDGSRGTDPAYEAAQDGYNETGAVPYFLRPVEQIEAYFEGLDLVDPGVVSVPLWRPDPAPDGTKPRPVGQHGGLARKP, from the coding sequence ATGACGGAGATCGACACCTCGGTGCCGCACTCGGCCCGGATCTGGAACTACTGGCTGGGCGGCAAGGACAACTACCCCGTGGACGAGGCGGCCGGCGACGCCTACACCGCGGTCTTCCCCGGCATCGTCACCATCGCCCGCAGCAGCCGCGCCTTCCTCGGCCGGGCCATCCGGTACCTGGTGCTGGAGGCGGGGGTGCGCCAGTTCCTGGACGTCGGCACCGGACTGCCGACCGTCGACAACACCCACGAGGTCGCCCAGCGGCACGCCCCCGGGTCCCGGATCGTCTACGTCGACAACGACCCGCTGGTCCTCACCCACGCCCGCGCCCTGCTCACCTCCACCCCCGAGGGCGTCACCGCCTACGAGGACATGAGCCTGTACGAGCCGGAGAAGATCCTTCGGGCCGCCGCCCGCACCCTCGACCTGTCCCGCCCCACCGCCCTGATCCTCAGCGGCATCCTCGGCCACGTCGACGGCCACGACCGGGCCCTCGACCTGGTCCGCCGCCTGATGGCCGGCCTGCCCTCCGGCAGCCACCTCTGCGTCAACGACGGCTCGCGCGGCACCGACCCGGCCTACGAAGCGGCCCAGGACGGCTACAACGAGACCGGCGCCGTGCCGTACTTCCTGCGCCCGGTGGAGCAGATCGAGGCGTACTTCGAAGGGCTCGACCTCGTCGACCCCGGCGTGGTCTCCGTCCCGCTGTGGCGCCCGGACCCGGCCCCCGACGGCACGAAACCGCGGCCGGTCGGCCAGCACGGCGGCCTCGCCCGCAAGCCCTGA
- a CDS encoding mycothiol-dependent nitroreductase Rv2466c family protein, with amino-acid sequence MSEKTPVDFWFDPLCPWAWMTSRWVLEVEKVRDIEVRWHLMSLAVLNEDKLDELPEEYRELLETKAWGPVRVVIAAQEEHGAEVLGELYTALGTRFHNQGEGPEKATVAAALKDVGLPESLMDHWDDTPYEPQLRASHKEGIDKVGQEVGTPVIAVPGADGGQLAFFGPVVTPAPKGEDAAKLWDGTLAVASVPGFYEIKRTRTKGPDFSNL; translated from the coding sequence ATGTCGGAGAAGACCCCCGTCGACTTCTGGTTCGACCCGCTGTGCCCGTGGGCGTGGATGACCTCCCGCTGGGTCCTGGAGGTGGAGAAGGTCCGGGACATCGAGGTCCGCTGGCACCTGATGAGCCTCGCCGTCCTCAACGAGGACAAGCTCGACGAGCTGCCCGAGGAGTACCGCGAGCTGCTCGAGACCAAGGCCTGGGGCCCGGTCCGCGTCGTCATCGCGGCCCAGGAGGAGCACGGCGCCGAGGTGCTCGGCGAGCTCTACACGGCGCTCGGCACCCGCTTCCACAACCAGGGCGAGGGCCCGGAGAAGGCGACGGTGGCCGCCGCGCTGAAGGACGTCGGCCTGCCCGAGTCCCTCATGGACCACTGGGACGACACCCCTTACGAGCCCCAGCTGCGCGCCTCCCACAAGGAGGGCATCGACAAGGTCGGCCAGGAGGTCGGCACCCCGGTCATCGCCGTCCCCGGCGCCGACGGCGGACAGCTCGCCTTCTTCGGCCCGGTCGTCACCCCCGCCCCCAAGGGCGAGGACGCCGCCAAGCTCTGGGACGGCACCCTCGCCGTCGCCTCCGTCCCCGGCTTCTACGAGATCAAGCGCACCCGGACCAAGGGCCCGGACTTCAGCAACCTCTAG